The nucleotide window ACAGCAGCCAGGAACCTACGAAGTAGAGTTTAATGCAGGACAGCTATTAGCCTGTCAAGCGGAGTATACTACTATCAATTAGGTGCAGGTGATTTTACTGAAATAAAGAAAATGATCTTACTCAAGTGATAAAAATCAGTCAGTTCCTTATTACCTCCTCCCGAATTTATTTCGGGAGGAAAATAAAATGAAAACCACAATTTGACAGTTTAACAATTAAACAATTTGACAATTCAAACCGGGCGGAAGCTGGCAATCACTGCAGCATCAAAATCCTGCGAACAATATGAATACTTAATTTTCTGTATCTGCGGGGAAAATTTTTTCTGCTCCTTCAAGCTTTCCAATCAAGCGCTCGGGCTGGTGTATCAGCAGCGGCAAGCATCGTGAACATATAAAAATATTCTTGCCTGAATAAACTAAGTTCACAAGAGGGATCTCATTTTCAGTAATGCTGCAATTTAAGCAGTGTTTTTCGTTTTCAGTATTTTTCATAATAAGACCTATCAGTTGATCAATTGAAATTATTTAGTAACCGCAAAGACGGAAGTCTGTGCTGTAGAATTAATTTCTACAAATTAAAGTACATTTTATATTCAAAAGGATGGGGCATTGTTCCAATTGAATGGATTTCCTCATTCTTGGTTTTTGTCCATTGATCCAAAAGCTCATCAGTAAAAATTCCACCGCGATAAAGAAATGAATTGTCTAATGCAAGTGCATCCAATGCCTCTGCAAGATTTCTAGGAAGAAAATGAATTTTTTCATTACTGCTGTCATCAAGAAAATTTTTGTCGTAAGGTCCAAATCCTTCTTTACGCGGATCAATTTTATTCACAACTCCGTCAATGCCCGCCAATAAAATTGAGATCAAACAAAGATATGGATTCGACGTAGCATCTGGCGGGCGATATTCAAATCGTGTTTCATCTGGATTAGTTACGTATTTCGGAATGCGAATAGCACCTGCACGATTACCCATTCCGTAAGTCAATGCCACCGGTGCTTCAAAACCCGGGATTAATCTTTTATATGAATTGGTACTTGGATTTGTAAAAGCTGAAAGGGCGGGTGCATGTTTTAATATTCCGCCGATGAAATATCTTCCAAGCTCGTTCATGTTTCCATATTCACCTTTTTTATAAAAAAGATTTTTACTGTTCTTCGTAACAAAGAAATGCAGATGTAATCCGTTGCCCGCCTGCTGATACATCGGCTTGGGCATAAAGGTAACGAATAAGTTTTTGCGGCGCGCCAGGTTGAAAAGGATATACTTGCTTGCAATAATATTATCAGCCGTTTCAAGCAGGTTACTAAAGTAAGTTTCAATCTCCTGCTGTCCGCGTTCACCCACCTCGTGGTGGTGATATTTAACTTTGATTCCAAACTTCTTTAATATTTTACATGCTTCATCTCTAAAATCATCGTACTCATCAAAAGGATTAGCGGAGTGGTAGGCTTTTTTATAAAACTCTTCTGCGTGTTCAACCCTATAAAAAGATGATGAAGTACGAGTATCATATTCAACTTTAGAAAAAATATAAAACTCGAACTCAGGTCCCCACCATGACTTATCAGCATTAGTAACTTGCTTTAAAAGATTTTCAGCTTTTTTAGCGAGGAATCTTCCATCCTGTTGGAAAGGAGTATGTTTAGGATCAGTTAAAACGATGTGAGAGTTAAAGCTAAGTGTTGGTGCATCTCTAAATGGATCAAGCACTGCTGTTTCGAGGTCAGGCAGAAGTACCATATCACTGTTCTCAACCTTTCTGAACCCATAGCTTGATCCGTCAAACCCCACCCCTTCTTTAATCATCTTCTCAAGAATTCCGTCATAAACAGGAAGCGAGATATGATGAAGCCTGCCGGTTAGATCAATTGCTTTAAGATCAATGACTTCAATTCTATTTTTTTTAATTAGGCTATTACAATATTTGAGATACGAGGTTTCAGTTTTAAGCATAAAGTTTAATCAGTGGAAAATTTAATAAATGTTTTTAGATAAAAATGCCCGACTGAAATTCAATCGGGCAAAATATTTTAGCCGTTATAATTTAAGGCTGCAATACCGGGAAAAACTCCTGTTGTATCAAGCTCTTCTTCAATCCTAAGAAGTTGATTGTACTTTGCAATACGATCTGTCCTCGAGGCGGAGCCGGTTTTAATTTGTCCTGCATTTGTTGCAACTGCAATATCTGCAATGGTTGTGTCTTCTGTTTCACCGCTTCTGTGGCTGATTATGTTTGTGTAACCTGCGTTCTTTGCCATCTCAATTGCATCAAGTGTTTCAGTCAAAGTTCCAATCTGATTGACTTTAATTAAAATTGAATTTGCAACACCAAGTTCAACTCCTTTAGCGAGCCTTTCAGTGTTGGTTACAAAAATATCATCGCCAACAAGCTGAATTTTGCCGCCGAGTTTATCTGTTAATAGTTTCCAGCCGTCCCAATCATCTTCAGCCATTCCATCCTCCAAAGAAACAATAGGATATTTGCTCACCCATTCAGCCCAATAATCAACCATCTTCTCAATACTGATTTCTTTGTTTGGAGCGGATTTAAAAAGATGATAAGCGTTTTTTTCTTTTATAAAAAATTCGCTGGCTGCAGGATCAAGTGCAATTGCAATTTCGCTTCCGGTTTTATAACCGGCTTTTGTGATTGCTTCAAGAATAACTTCGATAGCTTCTTCATTTGATTTTAGATTTGGTGCAAATCCACCTTCATCACCGACAGCAGTGTTGTAACCTTTCTTTGCAAGTACAGATTTCAATGCATGAAAAGTTTCTGCCCCCATCCTTAAAGCCTCAGCGAAGTTTGGCGCTCCTACAGGCATTATCATAAATTCCTGGAAGTCAACATTATTATCAGCATGCTTACCGCCGTTAAGAATATTCATCATTGGAACCGGAAGTGTTTTTGCGTTAACCCCTCCAATGTATCTGTAAAGCGGAAGCCCGAAAAACTCCGCAGATGCTTTTGCACACGCAAGAGAAACACCAAGCATAGCATTTGCCCCAAGATTTCCTTTGTTATCAGTTCCGTCAAGAGTAATTAATAAGTTATCAATTGCAACTTGTTCAGTCGCATCAAAATCTATTAATTCATCTGCAATTTTTTCATTAACATTTTCAACAGCTTTCAAAACTCCTTTACCGTTGTATCTATTTTTATCTCCATCGCGAAGTTCAACAGCTTTATGTTCTCCTGTAGATGCACCGCTCGGTACGGCTGCTCTTCCTATCACTCCCGATTCGAGTTGTACTTCAACTTCTAAAGTTGGATTACCTCGTGAGTCAAGTATTTCTCTTCCCCAAACATCTATTATTGTAGTCATTATAATTCTCCTGATTCCTAATTTTAATTATTAACGATATTCTTTATGAATGTACAGCACAAAATTAGCCAACCTGTACCGAAAAGAAAAACGAAGTGATGCACGGCATTGCTAATCTAAGATTTATTTTAGGCGGGTTAGATTTAGTTGTAAATAATTCTAAATTGTCGTTCAATTAAAAAATAAAAATAATGATTAAAGAAAACTGGAAAGCATACGCAGCGTGGTTTAATATTTGTGTTGTCTGGGGAACAACTTACCTTGCAATCCGAATTGGAGTAGCGGATATACCACCGATGCTGTTCGCCGGGGTTAGATGGTTAACTGCGGGTAGTGCTATTATTATTTTTCTATCACTTAGAAAA belongs to Ignavibacteriales bacterium and includes:
- the eno gene encoding phosphopyruvate hydratase, with product MTTIIDVWGREILDSRGNPTLEVEVQLESGVIGRAAVPSGASTGEHKAVELRDGDKNRYNGKGVLKAVENVNEKIADELIDFDATEQVAIDNLLITLDGTDNKGNLGANAMLGVSLACAKASAEFFGLPLYRYIGGVNAKTLPVPMMNILNGGKHADNNVDFQEFMIMPVGAPNFAEALRMGAETFHALKSVLAKKGYNTAVGDEGGFAPNLKSNEEAIEVILEAITKAGYKTGSEIAIALDPAASEFFIKEKNAYHLFKSAPNKEISIEKMVDYWAEWVSKYPIVSLEDGMAEDDWDGWKLLTDKLGGKIQLVGDDIFVTNTERLAKGVELGVANSILIKVNQIGTLTETLDAIEMAKNAGYTNIISHRSGETEDTTIADIAVATNAGQIKTGSASRTDRIAKYNQLLRIEEELDTTGVFPGIAALNYNG
- the glnA gene encoding type I glutamate--ammonia ligase gives rise to the protein MLKTETSYLKYCNSLIKKNRIEVIDLKAIDLTGRLHHISLPVYDGILEKMIKEGVGFDGSSYGFRKVENSDMVLLPDLETAVLDPFRDAPTLSFNSHIVLTDPKHTPFQQDGRFLAKKAENLLKQVTNADKSWWGPEFEFYIFSKVEYDTRTSSSFYRVEHAEEFYKKAYHSANPFDEYDDFRDEACKILKKFGIKVKYHHHEVGERGQQEIETYFSNLLETADNIIASKYILFNLARRKNLFVTFMPKPMYQQAGNGLHLHFFVTKNSKNLFYKKGEYGNMNELGRYFIGGILKHAPALSAFTNPSTNSYKRLIPGFEAPVALTYGMGNRAGAIRIPKYVTNPDETRFEYRPPDATSNPYLCLISILLAGIDGVVNKIDPRKEGFGPYDKNFLDDSSNEKIHFLPRNLAEALDALALDNSFLYRGGIFTDELLDQWTKTKNEEIHSIGTMPHPFEYKMYFNL